DNA from Helicobacter pylori:
TATGTAAAAAGATTCTTTCATGCGCTTTTATTTTTATTAAAAATAATTTTTACCATTAAAAAGATCCACCGAATGATGCCATAAATCAAATACAGCCCCATAAACACGCTCAAAGCCTCTAAAGGGCGCACAAACACTAACGATAAAAAAATCAACACTAAGATGAAAAGCTTGAGATTCCACTTGACTTTTTTAAAATTAGGGTAGCGGATATTGCTCACCATAAGCACCCCTAATAAGACAATAAAGCCTAAAAATAACTTTTCCGTATTGCCTTCTAAAAAATGGTATTTATTATCTAATAACACGCAAAGCACCACCAATACCGCCGCCGCAGGAATGGGGATACCGATGAAAGAATAGGGATCGCTTGTGTTGGTGCTGATATTGAATCGCGCTAATCGTATCGCTCCAAAAATCACAAACAACGCGCTCACCGCCATGCCTATACGCCCAAAATTATACCCCACATAAAAGTAAGTGATAAGGCTTGGGGCGACTCCAAAAGCGACCACATCAGCTAAAGAGTCAAATTCAATACCAAATTTGCTAGTGGTATTGGTAAGCCTTGCGACACGCCCATCAAGCCCGTCTAAAATAAGGCTCGCTACCACTAACCAACACGCCATGACAAATTGATAACTGGAAGCGTAAAAAATACTCATCATGCCTAAAAAAATACTGCTAGCGGTGAAAAGATTGGGGAAAAGATAGAGAGGGTTAATAGGCATTAGAGATTCTTTTTAACTTGGCTTGGTGTTTTAGAGTAGGAATAAAAACGATTTTAAAATCAATTATGGGAACAAAAATTTTACAAGCGTTAAAAAACATATAAGAAAGAGGCGTTAAAGCAAACGCTCTATAACGCTGTTTAAAAGCATGAATTTTGAGAAAACAAAACCTAAAAAAAGGCTTTAAGCAAACAGAATGTTTATAATAGGGCTTTAAACCCTTATCAAAAATCTGTTTGCAAGATCGCACTTTTAACTCGCTTGCTCTTCTAAAGGGATCAAACGGCTTTCTAAATTGTTGGCGACTTCGTATTCGCTGATGATTTCACGCACCCTTTCGCCTGTAATGACTTCTTTGTCAAACAATTCTTTGACCATGATTTCAATCGCCTCTCTGTAGTCGCTTAAGGTTTGTTTGACATGCTGATAGCGTTCTTCTAGCAGGTTTTTAATGAAAAGATCCATTTCTTCTGCGGTTTTTTCGCTAAATTCCCTACTGCTCCCATAACCGCCTCCTAAAAAGGCGTTCCGTTGCTTTTCTAACACCATAAGCCCGCTGACACTGCTCATGCCGTAGTAACTCACCATGCCTTTAATAATATCAGTCGCTCTTTCTAAATCGTTGCTCGCACCGGTAGAAATTTCTTCCAAAAAGACTTCTTCAGCCGCCCTCCCGCCTAAAAGCACATCAATTTCAGCGATGAGTTCATGCTTTTGCATCAAGTATTTGTTTTCTTCAGGCGTGTTAAGGGTGTAGCCTAAAGCCGCCATGCCCCTTGGAATGATAGAGACTTTATTCACCCTAGCGCTCCCTTTAGTCATTTCAGAAATCACGGCATGCCCGCTTTCGTGGTAGGCGAC
Protein-coding regions in this window:
- the pssA gene encoding CDP-diacylglycerol--serine O-phosphatidyltransferase, whose product is MPINPLYLFPNLFTASSIFLGMMSIFYASSYQFVMACWLVVASLILDGLDGRVARLTNTTSKFGIEFDSLADVVAFGVAPSLITYFYVGYNFGRIGMAVSALFVIFGAIRLARFNISTNTSDPYSFIGIPIPAAAVLVVLCVLLDNKYHFLEGNTEKLFLGFIVLLGVLMVSNIRYPNFKKVKWNLKLFILVLIFLSLVFVRPLEALSVFMGLYLIYGIIRWIFLMVKIIFNKNKSA